A single region of the Anaerostipes rhamnosivorans genome encodes:
- a CDS encoding transcriptional regulator GutM, with protein sequence MNGNLFGVVLFFLVMVVVSKLMALPQIRRLNKQLLEIRKLGPVSSVGLARHWKGNRAYVLVTDKEGNILCGYKTSGNFVFSGFKEDLDLGEKNYREIIENLQYKKKRTQFEKAKYMAAEYLEKGLEEQGQKEAA encoded by the coding sequence ATGAATGGTAACTTGTTTGGTGTTGTCCTATTTTTTTTAGTCATGGTCGTCGTGAGCAAACTGATGGCACTGCCCCAGATCCGCAGGTTGAATAAGCAGCTGTTGGAGATCCGTAAGTTGGGGCCTGTGTCCAGTGTAGGTCTGGCGCGCCACTGGAAGGGGAACCGTGCCTATGTGCTGGTCACGGATAAGGAAGGAAATATCTTGTGCGGTTATAAGACAAGCGGGAACTTTGTATTTTCAGGATTTAAAGAAGATCTGGATTTGGGTGAAAAGAATTACCGTGAAATCATCGAAAATTTACAGTATAAGAAAAAGCGAACCCAGTTCGAAAAAGCAAAATACATGGCAGCTGAGTATCTGGAAAAGGGTTTGGAAGAACAGGGCCAGAAAGAGGCAGCGTAA
- a CDS encoding GntR family transcriptional regulator: MNRKFMSIKHCLLKKISKMSPNDKLPSERDLIEEFGVSRPTIQKALSDLEIEGIIYKIPRQGSFVSDLRLRKSLNKLKSFAEDLRSTGDTPSTRLISFELTEASAAVAKQLDLAEGDPVYYLIRLRFKNGDPIIYDDSYFAPFSISGITCDVLIDSIYQFIESHGMKVSMAEETISAVLPPQDIAEALELQKDEPVIKIEMVAYLSDGRPFEYTISHKNPRKYLLELQSFR; this comes from the coding sequence ATGAACCGAAAGTTTATGTCCATCAAACATTGCCTGCTAAAAAAGATCAGCAAAATGTCACCGAACGATAAGCTTCCCTCTGAGCGGGATTTAATCGAAGAATTTGGAGTTTCACGTCCAACGATCCAAAAAGCCCTATCTGACCTGGAGATTGAGGGCATTATTTACAAGATTCCGCGTCAGGGATCCTTTGTATCAGATCTGCGTCTGCGCAAATCTCTGAACAAGCTGAAGAGTTTTGCAGAAGATCTCCGTTCAACCGGGGATACCCCCTCTACCCGCCTGATCTCCTTTGAACTGACGGAGGCCTCAGCTGCAGTAGCGAAACAGCTGGATCTGGCAGAAGGGGATCCCGTGTATTATCTCATTCGTCTGCGTTTTAAGAATGGAGACCCAATTATTTATGACGACTCTTATTTTGCGCCGTTTTCGATCAGTGGGATCACTTGTGACGTGTTGATCGATTCTATTTATCAGTTTATCGAATCACACGGCATGAAAGTCTCCATGGCAGAAGAAACCATCAGCGCTGTGCTGCCGCCACAAGATATCGCAGAAGCATTAGAACTTCAAAAAGATGAACCTGTCATTAAGATTGAGATGGTTGCTTATTTATCGGACGGGCGTCCATTTGAATATACCATCTCTCATAAAAACCCAAGGAAGTATCTGCTGGAACTGCAGTCTTTTCGTTAA
- a CDS encoding glucosamine-6-phosphate deaminase produces the protein MRVIVTKNYEESCQAVANEIITQVQKKSDSKLGLATGGTAEQVYPYLVKAYKEGTVDFSQITSVNLDEYIGMDPESPQSYRQYMADRFFDPAGIDKTKTYVPSGLTKAEDEIALFNEKLYADKMIDLQLLGVGVSGHIGFNEPGEKLTSGVHIEKLDDSTIAANSRFFDSPDDVPKEAITMGIGDIMKAEKIVLIATGENKVPVIKALLTDDEITCKIPATMLKMHRDVTIVIDAELAKAAGYQA, from the coding sequence ATGAGAGTGATCGTGACAAAAAATTATGAGGAATCCTGCCAGGCTGTAGCAAATGAGATTATTACGCAGGTTCAGAAAAAATCAGATTCAAAGCTGGGTCTTGCGACTGGAGGAACGGCAGAACAGGTTTATCCATACCTGGTAAAAGCATATAAGGAAGGAACAGTTGATTTTTCCCAGATTACTTCCGTCAACCTGGATGAATACATCGGAATGGACCCGGAAAGCCCGCAGAGCTACCGCCAGTATATGGCTGACCGTTTCTTTGATCCGGCAGGGATAGATAAAACAAAAACGTATGTACCGTCTGGATTAACCAAAGCAGAAGATGAGATTGCGCTGTTTAACGAAAAATTGTACGCAGATAAGATGATAGATTTACAACTGTTAGGAGTTGGTGTGAGCGGGCATATCGGATTTAATGAACCCGGCGAAAAGCTTACATCAGGAGTACATATTGAAAAATTGGATGATAGCACCATCGCTGCAAACTCCCGTTTTTTTGATTCACCGGATGATGTGCCGAAAGAAGCGATCACAATGGGCATTGGGGACATCATGAAGGCTGAAAAGATTGTATTGATTGCCACAGGAGAAAATAAGGTTCCAGTGATCAAAGCTCTTCTTACAGATGATGAGATTACATGCAAAATACCGGCAACCATGCTCAAGATGCACAGAGACGTCACAATCGTCATCGATGCAGAACTTGCCAAAGCTGCCGGCTATCAAGCCTAA
- a CDS encoding iron-containing alcohol dehydrogenase produces MIFPHVGDQFHLVYGRNLLPELTADLNNYLVVADGFVYEKYKEQLKNNHQVYIVKDVEVSTLEQDIKEYDGVDTVVAMGGGMAIDAGKWMAEHLGKKIHSVPTVLSVNAAFCYKSAMRVKNVVTYMGRIFPEAIYIDFDIIQGAPKYLNISGAGDLLACLTASYDWRLNSMVTKSHRFSQEICDGAQYLLGMLSENIDNIREVNDDGIYFMCEAFRWVAEYSAKMNHTMWESASEHAFFDNMEYVCKKPFLHGQIIGLTVYFMSLFQDNQHERAVMMLKRLGIDVTLEGLGITEDQLCTGLLTLRDFTEREGLRYTIINAKPITKEWVDMAVAKYKKDFGIVSDGQTADKCTA; encoded by the coding sequence ATGATATTTCCACATGTGGGAGATCAGTTCCACCTGGTCTATGGAAGAAATCTTTTACCTGAATTGACAGCTGATTTAAACAATTATCTTGTCGTAGCCGACGGATTTGTCTATGAGAAATATAAAGAACAATTAAAAAATAACCATCAAGTTTACATTGTAAAGGACGTTGAAGTTTCCACCCTGGAACAGGATATCAAGGAATATGATGGAGTAGATACTGTTGTTGCAATGGGAGGGGGAATGGCCATCGATGCCGGAAAGTGGATGGCGGAACATTTGGGTAAGAAAATTCATAGTGTTCCGACAGTTCTGTCTGTCAATGCGGCATTCTGTTATAAATCTGCCATGAGAGTGAAGAATGTCGTTACATACATGGGACGTATTTTTCCAGAAGCGATCTATATTGATTTTGACATTATTCAAGGGGCTCCAAAGTACTTAAACATTTCAGGTGCGGGTGATCTGCTGGCGTGCCTGACTGCCTCCTATGACTGGAGACTGAACAGTATGGTAACAAAAAGCCATAGGTTCTCACAGGAGATCTGCGATGGTGCCCAATATCTGCTTGGAATGTTATCTGAGAATATTGACAACATCCGTGAAGTCAATGATGACGGAATTTATTTTATGTGTGAGGCCTTCCGCTGGGTGGCTGAATACAGTGCCAAAATGAACCATACGATGTGGGAAAGCGCCAGTGAGCATGCGTTTTTTGACAATATGGAGTATGTGTGTAAAAAGCCTTTCCTGCACGGGCAGATCATCGGCCTGACAGTCTACTTTATGTCCTTATTCCAGGACAACCAGCATGAGAGGGCGGTCATGATGCTGAAACGTTTGGGAATCGATGTGACTCTGGAAGGTCTGGGAATCACTGAGGACCAGCTTTGCACCGGCCTTCTGACGCTGCGTGATTTCACAGAGCGGGAGGGTCTGCGTTATACCATTATTAATGCGAAGCCTATCACAAAAGAGTGGGTTGACATGGCGGTCGCAAAATATAAAAAGGACTTCGGTATCGTCTCTGACGGTCAGACTGCTGACAAGTGCACAGCTTAA
- a CDS encoding PTS glucitol/sorbitol transporter subunit IIC, with protein MLTQLASAANETAFQLPGIITAFVTVAKGLTGFFKAAGTTFLDNMLGILPMALIALTVLNAIVSLIGEERFDRFAQKLTGNFFTRYTILPYLGNFFVGSPIVFTFGRYLKEKYKAAFFEVANRTNMAPMMCLFPHVNPAEMYVWLGVYEGVVKMYGAQAGGVLAVCTFLIGLCTSSLIGLTIEKVNGILAKREGIDWEEVEARKHGEAY; from the coding sequence ATGCTTACACAACTTGCATCAGCGGCAAATGAAACGGCGTTTCAGCTTCCAGGTATCATTACAGCATTCGTTACCGTGGCAAAAGGCCTGACAGGATTCTTCAAGGCTGCAGGAACTACGTTCCTTGATAACATGCTTGGCATCCTTCCGATGGCACTGATCGCATTGACTGTACTTAATGCGATCGTGAGTTTGATCGGTGAGGAACGCTTTGATAGGTTCGCGCAAAAACTGACGGGAAATTTCTTTACACGATATACCATTCTCCCGTATCTAGGGAACTTTTTTGTGGGCAGCCCGATTGTATTTACGTTCGGCCGTTATCTGAAAGAGAAATACAAAGCCGCTTTCTTTGAGGTGGCAAACCGTACCAACATGGCTCCGATGATGTGCCTGTTCCCGCACGTAAACCCGGCGGAAATGTATGTTTGGCTGGGAGTCTATGAGGGAGTTGTCAAGATGTATGGGGCACAGGCTGGAGGCGTTCTGGCAGTATGTACATTCTTGATCGGTCTATGCACCTCCTCCCTGATCGGGCTTACAATTGAGAAAGTCAATGGAATTCTTGCAAAACGCGAAGGGATCGACTGGGAAGAAGTGGAAGCCAGAAAACACGGAGAAGCATACTAG
- a CDS encoding PTS sorbitol transporter, translating to MGKAIVSKGGGGFGTPLEISAEGKRTKVVCMTGVGIHPLAEKIAEIIGGEAVDGFRKPVPDAETACVIVNCGGSLRLGMFPKKGLKTINLNPTGPSGPFGSFCKEGLYVSGSTVKNVTAED from the coding sequence ATGGGAAAAGCTATCGTATCAAAAGGAGGCGGAGGATTCGGTACTCCGCTGGAAATAAGCGCAGAAGGTAAAAGAACAAAGGTTGTATGTATGACCGGTGTGGGTATCCATCCATTGGCAGAAAAAATTGCTGAGATTATTGGTGGAGAAGCTGTGGACGGATTTCGCAAGCCAGTTCCGGATGCTGAGACTGCATGTGTCATTGTAAACTGCGGGGGCAGCCTGCGGCTTGGGATGTTTCCCAAAAAAGGTCTCAAGACGATAAATCTAAATCCCACAGGGCCAAGCGGACCATTTGGGTCATTTTGCAAAGAGGGGCTTTATGTGTCCGGTTCTACTGTAAAAAATGTCACCGCTGAAGATTGA
- a CDS encoding PTS glucitol/sorbitol transporter subunit IIB, which yields MKAVSKFMTTVASAIGKFVMTVVQAARNSFKLCLETIIPFLIFVSTVFTLITSTGVGNIIANALSGLATSPVGLVVMGLIITFPLISPIIGPGAVIPQVIGALIGGLISTGAVPLTMALPTVFAIHQPCGADFIPVGMSLCEAEPETVEVGVSAVLFSKFLVAPIEIIIAVIIGQLVF from the coding sequence ATGAAAGCAGTTTCTAAATTTATGACAACAGTGGCTTCGGCGATCGGAAAATTTGTAATGACAGTTGTGCAGGCGGCCAGGAATTCATTTAAGCTCTGTCTGGAAACCATCATCCCATTTCTGATTTTTGTGTCCACAGTATTTACGCTGATCACGAGTACAGGGGTTGGAAATATCATAGCAAATGCGCTGTCAGGACTGGCGACATCTCCGGTTGGGCTGGTTGTCATGGGCCTGATCATCACATTTCCTCTGATCTCTCCGATCATCGGACCCGGAGCAGTTATCCCACAGGTCATCGGTGCGCTGATCGGCGGTCTCATCAGTACAGGTGCCGTGCCACTAACGATGGCGCTTCCAACGGTATTTGCGATCCATCAGCCTTGCGGAGCAGATTTTATTCCAGTCGGCATGTCACTTTGCGAAGCAGAACCAGAGACAGTAGAAGTCGGGGTATCCGCTGTATTATTCTCTAAATTTTTAGTAGCGCCAATTGAGATCATCATTGCTGTTATCATCGGTCAGCTGGTATTTTAG
- a CDS encoding PTS glucitol/sorbitol transporter subunit IIA, whose protein sequence is MKFETKIIGIGAQAREFKGENMLIFFGQCANGGLEDYSVLITEPKKPVSICPGDTLCIGKNSYPVTAVGDIASKTFSELGHCTVRFDGAKEAALPGTVHVEGEYPDYQTGDSVSIE, encoded by the coding sequence ATGAAATTTGAGACAAAGATTATAGGGATTGGAGCACAGGCACGTGAATTCAAGGGTGAAAACATGCTGATATTCTTTGGACAGTGCGCAAATGGAGGACTGGAAGATTACAGCGTGCTCATCACTGAGCCTAAGAAGCCGGTTTCCATTTGTCCGGGAGATACTCTATGTATTGGAAAAAACAGCTATCCAGTCACTGCGGTGGGTGATATAGCATCGAAGACATTTTCAGAGCTTGGGCATTGTACAGTCCGGTTTGACGGGGCCAAAGAGGCCGCGCTTCCAGGGACTGTACATGTCGAAGGAGAATACCCGGACTATCAGACCGGAGATTCTGTGAGTATAGAATGA
- a CDS encoding GntR family transcriptional regulator — protein sequence MNRKFMSVKNCILEKIDKMSPNEKLPSERDLIEEFGFSRPTIQKALSDLENEGIIYRKPRQGSFVADRRLHKSLDSLQSFPEDLRSSGDIPSTRLIDFEILEASETVARKLQMKVGDPVYYLVRLRHKNGDPIIYDYSYYAPFAIKDASCEVLVDSIYSFMEKKGMKISMAEKTVDAILPPKEIADALELRKDEPVIKIEMIAYLSDGRPFEYTLSHKNPKKYLLEIKSYR from the coding sequence ATGAATCGAAAATTTATGTCGGTCAAAAACTGTATTCTAGAAAAAATTGACAAGATGTCACCCAATGAAAAACTGCCTTCTGAGCGCGATCTTATCGAAGAATTTGGCTTCTCCCGCCCCACCATCCAAAAGGCACTATCAGATTTGGAAAATGAAGGTATCATTTACCGAAAACCACGGCAGGGCTCCTTTGTCGCTGACCGCCGCCTGCACAAGTCTCTGGATTCTCTTCAAAGTTTTCCGGAAGACCTCCGTTCCTCAGGGGATATCCCCTCCACGAGGCTGATTGATTTCGAGATCCTGGAAGCATCTGAGACTGTAGCCAGAAAGCTTCAGATGAAAGTGGGGGATCCCGTTTACTACCTCGTGCGTCTGCGCCATAAAAACGGTGATCCAATCATTTATGATTACTCCTACTATGCTCCGTTTGCGATTAAAGATGCCAGCTGTGAGGTATTAGTTGATTCTATCTACAGCTTTATGGAAAAAAAGGGAATGAAGATTTCCATGGCAGAAAAGACCGTGGATGCCATTCTTCCTCCAAAAGAGATTGCCGATGCATTAGAACTCCGAAAGGATGAACCTGTCATTAAGATCGAAATGATCGCCTACCTTTCAGATGGCCGCCCTTTTGAATATACTCTTTCCCATAAAAATCCAAAAAAATATTTGCTTGAAATAAAATCCTACCGCTGA
- a CDS encoding aldose 1-epimerase family protein, which yields MYQLENEVCRISILEHGSELCEMYDKTKEREYIWQAGPVWPKHSPLLFPSIGGFYDETYAVGEKTYKMGAHGFARDMDFTLVHIDNSEIVMQLTSSEDTYASYSYRFCLQVSHRLEGKKLTVTWTVLNAGSSTMYYSIGAHPGFQLAENTGLSDYRLIFDRALDLNTHRVKGRLVTRETYPVAKQAGELWLTPDLLRKDALVFEDGISSMTLDCKKADYHLKVCFPGFPAAAVWTMPSAIDQAEYLCIEPWCGINDFVGQGVQDIRHKYLIQSLDAGESSKRSYTIEIL from the coding sequence GTGTATCAATTAGAAAATGAAGTATGCCGCATCTCGATACTAGAACATGGCAGCGAGCTCTGCGAAATGTACGATAAGACCAAAGAGCGTGAGTACATATGGCAGGCAGGCCCGGTGTGGCCGAAGCACAGCCCTCTCCTGTTTCCTTCCATCGGCGGCTTCTATGACGAAACCTATGCGGTGGGTGAGAAAACTTATAAAATGGGAGCACATGGTTTTGCCCGTGATATGGATTTCACCTTAGTGCATATAGACAACAGCGAGATCGTGATGCAGCTTACGAGCAGCGAGGATACCTATGCATCTTACTCCTATCGTTTCTGCCTGCAGGTTTCCCACCGGCTGGAGGGAAAGAAGCTGACGGTCACATGGACAGTTCTCAATGCAGGGTCCAGCACCATGTATTATTCCATCGGCGCCCATCCGGGATTTCAGCTGGCGGAGAACACTGGACTTTCCGATTACCGCCTGATCTTTGACCGGGCATTGGACTTAAACACACACCGGGTGAAAGGCAGGCTGGTGACCAGAGAGACATACCCGGTGGCAAAGCAGGCAGGGGAACTTTGGCTCACCCCTGATCTGCTCCGGAAGGATGCGCTGGTCTTTGAAGACGGGATTTCGTCCATGACGTTGGACTGTAAAAAGGCAGATTATCACCTGAAAGTGTGTTTTCCGGGATTTCCGGCAGCGGCTGTTTGGACCATGCCGTCCGCCATTGATCAGGCGGAATATTTGTGTATTGAGCCTTGGTGCGGCATCAATGATTTTGTCGGGCAGGGAGTGCAGGATATCCGGCATAAGTACCTGATTCAGTCCCTGGATGCGGGGGAAAGCAGCAAGCGGTCTTATACGATAGAGATTTTATAA
- a CDS encoding deoxyribonuclease IV, protein MKREIENIKNNQTNTNLKIGTHLSVAGGYQRMARNAIEIGANTFQFFIRNPRGARAKKINMEEIGEFLEILKKNEFGSFLAHAPYTLNLCSSDGHLRELSAQMLKEDIQRMELMPGNFYNLHPGNRLKQSLETATGQIADALNSIMFPEMRTVILLETMAGKGSEVGRSFEELKGILDRIELKDHIGICMDACHLWDSGYDIVDHLEEILSHFDQIIGLELLKAFHINDSMNVRESHKDRHTVIGSGHIGKETILDIINHPALYRLPFILETPTDLAGHAEEIRCLKGKYRWSRMT, encoded by the coding sequence ATGAAACGAGAGATTGAAAATATAAAAAATAATCAAACAAATACAAACCTAAAGATCGGTACCCACCTCTCTGTGGCAGGCGGATACCAGCGGATGGCACGCAACGCTATTGAGATTGGCGCTAATACCTTTCAATTTTTCATCCGGAATCCAAGAGGGGCAAGGGCGAAAAAGATCAACATGGAAGAGATTGGAGAGTTCTTGGAAATTCTAAAAAAGAATGAATTTGGGTCATTTCTTGCCCATGCTCCGTATACCCTAAATCTCTGTTCTTCAGACGGACATCTGAGGGAACTCTCAGCCCAGATGCTGAAAGAAGACATTCAGCGCATGGAACTTATGCCGGGGAACTTTTATAACCTGCATCCGGGGAACCGGTTAAAACAGTCTTTGGAGACTGCAACCGGACAGATCGCGGACGCACTGAACTCTATTATGTTTCCGGAGATGAGGACTGTGATTCTTCTGGAGACGATGGCGGGAAAAGGAAGCGAGGTAGGCAGAAGCTTTGAGGAATTGAAGGGCATTCTGGACCGGATTGAATTAAAAGACCACATAGGGATCTGTATGGATGCCTGTCATCTCTGGGATTCCGGATATGATATTGTGGATCACCTGGAAGAAATACTCAGCCATTTTGATCAGATCATAGGCCTGGAATTATTAAAAGCATTTCATATCAATGACAGCATGAATGTGAGAGAAAGCCACAAGGACCGGCACACGGTGATCGGCAGCGGACACATTGGCAAAGAGACCATTTTAGATATCATAAACCATCCGGCGCTGTACCGGCTGCCGTTCATTTTAGAGACACCGACAGATCTTGCGGGCCATGCAGAGGAAATCAGGTGCTTAAAGGGAAAATATAGGTGGAGCAGAATGACATAA
- a CDS encoding GNAT family N-acetyltransferase has translation MRIGETAQGMIRKMKCEDLDPVMDIWLASNLDAHDFISHDYWKRNYSIVREAIQKADIFVYEDKDGKIAGFTGVTDGYLAGIFVRRDRRSRGIGKALLDYCKRRNPKLTLHVYKKNLAAYRFYKREGFLEEGIHREPVTGEEEYCQVWEEKSV, from the coding sequence ATGAGAATCGGAGAGACGGCGCAAGGGATGATCAGGAAGATGAAATGTGAAGACCTGGATCCAGTCATGGACATCTGGCTGGCTTCTAATCTGGATGCCCATGATTTTATTTCACATGATTATTGGAAAAGGAATTACAGTATAGTCAGAGAAGCGATCCAAAAAGCCGATATTTTCGTATACGAAGATAAGGATGGAAAAATAGCAGGATTTACAGGAGTGACGGACGGATATCTGGCAGGGATTTTTGTGAGAAGGGATAGGCGATCCAGAGGGATTGGAAAAGCGTTGCTTGATTATTGCAAAAGGAGAAACCCAAAGCTCACCCTTCATGTATATAAAAAGAACTTGGCGGCATACAGATTTTACAAAAGAGAAGGTTTTTTGGAAGAAGGGATCCATAGGGAGCCTGTCACAGGAGAGGAGGAATACTGTCAAGTATGGGAGGAAAAATCGGTTTAA
- a CDS encoding TfoX/Sxy family protein, which produces MGELRKLPNIGEKLEEQLNEAGIYTKEQLIETGSREAWLKIRAFDESACLHRLWGIEAAIEGVKKKDLSQDVRQELKEFFNGIKNEH; this is translated from the coding sequence ATGGGAGAATTAAGAAAACTGCCGAACATTGGTGAAAAGCTGGAGGAACAGCTTAATGAAGCGGGAATCTATACCAAAGAACAGCTCATAGAGACCGGAAGCCGGGAGGCGTGGCTGAAGATCCGGGCTTTTGATGAGTCTGCGTGCCTCCACCGCCTGTGGGGGATCGAGGCCGCCATTGAGGGAGTGAAGAAAAAAGATCTGTCCCAGGATGTACGGCAGGAGCTGAAAGAATTTTTTAATGGTATAAAAAATGAACATTAG
- a CDS encoding undecaprenyl-diphosphate phosphatase, with product MNLIEIVKAAVLGIIQGITEWLPISSTGHLILFDQIWPMASSPEFFEVFKVVIQFGSILAVLVLFFHKLNPFSPRKSRQEKRETYNLWKKVIVGCIPIIIVGLPLDMVLEDYLSGVYVIAATLILYGIAFIVIESRKRRPSMSSLKELTYKAAFFIGCFQVLAAIPGTSRSGATILGAVLLGCSRYVASEFSFFLAVPVMAGASGLKLIKYFLKSGMFSGTEWILLLVGTAVSFVVSILAIRMLLSYIRKHDFKIFGVYRILLGIVVIIYFAVLS from the coding sequence ATGAATCTGATTGAAATAGTAAAGGCTGCTGTCCTTGGTATTATACAGGGTATCACGGAGTGGTTACCCATCAGCAGCACCGGCCACTTGATTTTGTTTGACCAAATATGGCCTATGGCATCGAGCCCGGAGTTTTTTGAGGTATTTAAGGTTGTGATACAGTTTGGATCAATACTGGCAGTGCTTGTGTTATTTTTCCATAAACTGAATCCCTTTTCGCCCCGGAAAAGCAGACAGGAAAAAAGGGAGACATACAATCTGTGGAAAAAGGTTATCGTCGGGTGTATACCGATCATCATTGTGGGGCTTCCGCTAGATATGGTACTGGAGGATTATCTCTCAGGAGTCTATGTGATCGCCGCAACCTTGATCCTCTATGGTATCGCTTTTATTGTTATTGAGAGCAGAAAGAGGCGCCCGTCTATGAGTTCTCTGAAGGAACTCACTTATAAAGCCGCATTCTTTATCGGCTGTTTTCAGGTGCTGGCGGCGATACCGGGTACATCCAGGAGTGGTGCGACAATCCTGGGAGCGGTTCTTTTGGGATGTTCACGTTATGTTGCCAGTGAATTTTCGTTTTTCCTGGCTGTTCCGGTCATGGCAGGAGCCAGCGGGCTCAAGCTCATCAAATACTTTCTTAAGTCAGGGATGTTTTCCGGGACGGAGTGGATACTCCTGCTTGTGGGAACTGCGGTATCTTTTGTGGTATCCATTCTGGCCATCCGTATGCTTTTGAGCTATATACGCAAGCATGACTTTAAGATTTTCGGTGTGTACCGGATTCTGCTCGGTATCGTAGTTATTATTTATTTTGCAGTTTTATCATAA
- a CDS encoding [Fe-Fe] hydrogenase large subunit C-terminal domain-containing protein: MKTFQELYKELLRNQMKDEDINDEDYDPHHLDCLLNPDQYAPVIHTDSCQECAYDRACKNSCIFDAIEEKDGKLTIDPDKCAGCGVCIEACSLDKLSESKDIFPVLKEIRNEKKDVYALIAPAFVGQYENASPGQLRSALKAAGFKGMVEVAVFADILTLKEALEFDKHINTEDDFQLTSCCCPVWIAMIRKIYKELMPHVPGAVSPMIAAGRTVKKIHPEAVTVFIGPCMAKKKEAKEPDIKDAVDYVLTFQEVQDIFDAADIHPEELAENDREHSSRAGRIYAHTGGVSEAVKSTVEKLHPGREVPVHPQQADGVPACRKMIEQIQKGETDANFFEGMACNGGCVGGPKIIIDKEKGKSNVEQYGEEAPYRTPLDNPYVMELLHRLGFKTMEEFVEKSDMFTRDFGESHPQSQSH, from the coding sequence TTGAAGACTTTTCAGGAATTATATAAAGAATTATTAAGAAACCAGATGAAAGACGAAGACATCAACGATGAGGATTATGATCCGCACCATCTCGACTGTCTCTTAAACCCAGACCAGTATGCTCCGGTCATCCACACGGATTCCTGCCAGGAATGCGCCTATGACAGGGCCTGCAAAAACAGCTGTATCTTTGACGCCATAGAAGAAAAAGACGGAAAGCTTACCATTGATCCGGACAAATGCGCCGGCTGCGGTGTCTGTATCGAGGCATGCAGCCTGGATAAGCTTTCCGAGAGCAAGGATATTTTTCCGGTACTCAAGGAGATCCGCAATGAAAAAAAAGATGTGTATGCACTGATTGCCCCGGCTTTTGTGGGACAGTATGAAAATGCCTCTCCAGGTCAGCTCAGAAGCGCCCTGAAAGCCGCCGGCTTTAAAGGTATGGTGGAGGTCGCCGTATTTGCTGATATCCTGACATTAAAAGAGGCACTGGAATTTGACAAGCATATCAATACGGAAGACGATTTCCAGCTCACAAGCTGCTGCTGTCCTGTCTGGATCGCCATGATCCGTAAAATATACAAGGAGCTCATGCCCCATGTGCCGGGAGCCGTATCCCCTATGATCGCAGCCGGCCGGACAGTGAAAAAGATCCATCCGGAGGCGGTCACCGTCTTTATCGGGCCGTGTATGGCAAAAAAGAAAGAGGCCAAGGAACCAGATATTAAAGATGCGGTGGACTATGTGCTCACCTTCCAGGAAGTACAGGATATATTCGACGCAGCAGACATTCATCCGGAAGAACTGGCAGAAAACGACCGGGAACACTCCTCCAGAGCCGGCCGAATCTACGCCCACACAGGCGGTGTCAGTGAAGCCGTAAAATCCACAGTGGAAAAACTCCATCCCGGAAGAGAAGTCCCTGTCCATCCACAGCAGGCCGACGGAGTACCGGCGTGCCGGAAAATGATCGAACAAATCCAAAAGGGAGAGACAGACGCCAACTTCTTCGAGGGAATGGCCTGCAACGGCGGCTGTGTAGGAGGTCCTAAGATTATCATCGACAAAGAAAAAGGAAAATCCAACGTGGAACAATACGGGGAAGAAGCTCCTTACCGAACACCTCTTGACAATCCTTACGTGATGGAACTGCTCCACCGCCTTGGGTTTAAAACCATGGAAGAGTTTGTGGAAAAGAGTGATATGTTCACTCGGGATTTTGGAGAAAGTCATCCTCAATCCCAGAGCCATTAA